The Balneola vulgaris DSM 17893 DNA window ATTACTGTGTATTGTTTTTGGTCTTTTTCATACTCATAGCCACCGTATGGGTGTTTACCTTTCCATTCGATAAATATCGAAAAGTCCCCAATAAAGTACTTTCATGGTTAGCTTGGTTTTTACTACAAGCCAGCCCCGGTTGGAAAGTCAGTATTCATGGGGAAGAAAAATATGACCCTGAAGTTCCTACGATATTCATCGCCAATCATCAAAGTTTTTTAGATATGGCATTAGCCTATCAATTACCATGGCAAATGAAATGGGTATCCAAAAGAAGCCTAGCTTTGATTCCAGTGATGGGTTGGTTGGTATGGCTCACAGGGCACTTAACCATTAATCGTAAAAGTAAATCAGCCATTAAACGTTTAGGTAATCTAGTTCAACCACTGCGCGATAATGTGCCTGTTATGATTTTCCCAGAAGGCACACGCTCTTTGGACGGAGAACTCAAACGCTTTAAAAATGGTGCGTTCCTATTAGCTATGGAGTATGGTTTCCGCCTTCAACCTATGGTTATAGATGGAGGATATCATGCCATGAAGTCTGGGGCTAAAGTGCTAAACCCAAAGGTTAATTTTACGGTTTCAGTATTAGATCCAATCGAGACTAAAAATTTTGAGGATCTCAACACATTAAAAGACCATGCATATCAGTTAATAGACGAGGAATTGCAACGAATACGAACTTCTTGAAATCAATTAATTTAAATAAGCTGTACAAACAACTTCATTATCGCCATAAGATGATGAGTTGTATTATACTCTCTCAGCTCATTTTAATTGGTGTATTTAAGTTCTGGCCCGCCATGGAATTAGATAGTCCAATCTCATCTTATGAGATTCAAGATCAAGAGATTTTTTTAGAACAAACTATCGCTACTCGACACGAAAATACGCCAGCTAGTCCTCCAAAACCTCAGATACCCATTCCTGTGCCAACGGATGAAGTAATTGATGATGAACTAGAGTTTCTAGACTTCGAAAGCTCATTGAACCTCGAAACAATAGGAGAGGGCGACGTTGGACAAACGGGGAATTCAGACGAAATAGTAGGAAGCCCCCAACGTGCGCCTGTACCAGTTCGAATCATAGAACCATCGACGCCAGAAAGTGCCCGTGCTGCAGGAATTAAAGCTGAAGTATTTGTGACCTTCCTTGTAAATGTAGATGGGAATGTAGAGGATTTCTTTATATCCAATATTCGCCAGTATGATAAAAATGGGGATCGGTTCACCAATGTAGAAAGTATCGGGTACAATATTATGGAAACTACTTTGAAGGCGGCTCAGAAGTGGCAGTTTAGGCCTGGAATGAATAATGGCAAGCCTGTTAAGACTTATAGCGTTCAGGTATTTTCGTTTGGCTTTTAATTGTATTGAAATCGGGCAATAATAGCTCTATTATTGCCAATCTATTTTGCTGACAAAAACGGAGAGGTGCCGGAGCGGTCGAACGGGCTCGCCTGGAAAGCGTGTGTGCCTCACAAGGGTACCGAGGGTTCGAATCCCTCCCTCTCCGCATATTTAATGGAGTATTGGTGAGTTTATAATGAGTTCATTATAGGTTGCCTTTACAGAATGAAAACTCCAATAGAAAAGGGATTTATGTTGGAGTGGTGCACTGTTTCAGAATGAAACAGATAGAGAGCTAGGATTAGGGATCTTATCAAAATGGAGTGACGTACAGTTTTACCAAAAACGGTACTGATGATACTTTATAATTAATTGTATTGGCCGAAAACTTATAGGTCTTTTAGGAATACTACCTAAATGGGCGTTTAATTTTCAAACCAGTTTTTTAATGTTCCTACCGATAGAAAGACGTATACTTTTTTAAGAATTATTACCCATTTCACAATTATCAACAAAACGGCAACAGATGACTAGAAATAAGCTTAAGGTTTGTCTCATTGTGGCTACACTTATCATTACAGCATGTAATGTACCTAACGAGCCAAACTTTACCACATCACACACTATAGAAGCCCCTATACTAAATAATAAGACCTATGTTTTCTTAGGCGATAGTACAGGTGCACTCATCGACACTACAGCAGAAGACATGGATTCATTGTTTACTGTAGGTGGAGATGGCCTCATTACAATTTCAACGGAAGAAGATTTTGATTTTGGCGATCTGAACGATGCCATTCCTGAAATCGATGGTTCTACAACTTCATTTTCATCCGCTGTTGGTGAAATTGAATTGGGTAGTTTTTCATCAGGCGGAGGAGACCTTGGTTCAACGAATTTCGCAACTATTTCAGGTGCGTCAGAGCCTCCTGCGGGTACACCAATTCCAGCTGGTGATAACTCTGCTCAGCCGGTGAATATCCCAATCGGGAATAACACCGATTACTTTGTTAGCGCAACTATCAAAAGTGGTCAATTGGATATCACAGTAACCAATGAGCTTGGCTTCGATATCTCAACGATGACCTTAACACTATTGGCTAGTGGAGTTCAAGTAGGTAGCACGGCTACTTTCAATAACTTAACGAATGGTGCCACTGAAACGGGATCTATTGCTTTTAGTGATGGTGATGCCTTAAGCGACCTATCTGTTGATGTAGTAATTGCTTGGGATGCTTTTACATATCCAGCAACTTCTGGCGATTTAATTATTAATTCAGCAAACGGTACAAATCTTTTTGCCTCTTCTGTAACTGCCAACTTAGAGCCACAAGATTTTAGTACTTCTAACACTTCAACATTTAGTACGAGTGAGTTTGAATTCACCGATGCTTCTCATTATGCAGAATTAAGTGGTGGTACGATTTCTATTACCAACCTTGCAAACAACATGGGTATTGGTATTGAGTCAGCTACTATTTCATTCCCGGGTATTAGAAATGATGATTTCGGCGCTGAAGATTCATTAGTGGTAACATTGCCAGCACTTCCAGCAAACACTATAGGAAGTAACATCAATGTTGATTTAACAGGCTATAGAATTTATGCACTCAATAACGAAGTTGAGTATAACATTGTAGCTGCTACCGAGAATACTCAAACAGGACCGGGCGCAGGTGCAGTAAC harbors:
- a CDS encoding lysophospholipid acyltransferase family protein, giving the protein MRAIFSLFVWLYYCVLFLVFFILIATVWVFTFPFDKYRKVPNKVLSWLAWFLLQASPGWKVSIHGEEKYDPEVPTIFIANHQSFLDMALAYQLPWQMKWVSKRSLALIPVMGWLVWLTGHLTINRKSKSAIKRLGNLVQPLRDNVPVMIFPEGTRSLDGELKRFKNGAFLLAMEYGFRLQPMVIDGGYHAMKSGAKVLNPKVNFTVSVLDPIETKNFEDLNTLKDHAYQLIDEELQRIRTS
- a CDS encoding energy transducer TonB; translated protein: MKSINLNKLYKQLHYRHKMMSCIILSQLILIGVFKFWPAMELDSPISSYEIQDQEIFLEQTIATRHENTPASPPKPQIPIPVPTDEVIDDELEFLDFESSLNLETIGEGDVGQTGNSDEIVGSPQRAPVPVRIIEPSTPESARAAGIKAEVFVTFLVNVDGNVEDFFISNIRQYDKNGDRFTNVESIGYNIMETTLKAAQKWQFRPGMNNGKPVKTYSVQVFSFGF